The following is a genomic window from Pseudomonas purpurea.
CCTGCAATACCTCGCAGACCTGCACCCATCGGCAGGCCTGGCGCCCGTCAACGGAAGCTGGAAACGGGTGCGCTTGCAGGAATGGCTGAACTTCATCAGCAGCGAGATTCATGGAGGGTTGGGTTTGTTGTTCAACGGGGCGATTCCCGATGCCGTCAAAACGCTCTTGAAGGAGAAACTGTTCAAGCGCTTTGCGTTTCTGGTGCAGACCCTGGAGCAGCAGGATTATCTGTTGGGCGAGTCGTTCAGCGTGGCCGATGCCTACCTGTTTACGACCCTGCGCTGGACCCAAGTATTTGCCATCGACCTGGGGCAATGGCCCGCGCTTGAACGTTTTCAGGCGCGGATCGATGCGCGGCCAACGGTCAGCGCAGCGTTGGCGGCAGAGCAGGCATACCCCTGACTGACCCGGGAAGCCTTGCCGATCGATGGGTTATCGCTCAAAAATGAAAGCGGAACCCGATGCCAGGGTTCCGCTTGGGTGACTCAGTGCCCGAACACATCGACCTTCTTGGCCTTCTTGTCAGCACGCTTTTCATCGGCAGTTTTTGCCGGTTTTTTCTTCGCTGCTTTCTTTGAATCCATGCCTTTGGCCATGATACGTACTCCACTCATACGGGATGTGGGATCAGGTATACACCTATCCAGACGCGTGTGTTCTTTTATAATCGCCGACTTTGCATCCCGACGACCCCGCTCATGCCCAACACCCAGTACACCCGGCTCGCCGAGCCTCAGTGGCCATTGCTGAACAAGTTTTACCGCGCCCACCAATCCCCGATGAAAGCCGTGCGCGAGGCTCAATTGTGGGTTGGCAAACGCGACGAGATCATCGCCGGGCTCTGCTTGCGGCCCATGGAGGGAGGGTTCTGGCTGACGGGGTTGTTTGTCGACCCGGCCTGCCGGGCACAAGGCGTGGCGGCCAATTTGATGGCCCACGCGCTCCAGCAGGTTGAGGGGCCGGTGTGGCTGTTCTGCCATCCCGACTTGCGCGGGTTCTACGAGCGCAACGGTTTCAGCACCGGGCCGCTGTTGCCGTATGCCCTGGCCGAACGCCTGGCCCGCTATGCGCGGTCCAAACCGATGATTGCCATGGCGATGGAACGTCGGGCGCCAGCACTGGACGCCATCTGAGGCCAGTCAGCGGCTCAATCGTCCGCGCCGGGCTCCAGGTCGGGGAACATCACGTCGATGTACCCGAACTTGCTGAAGTCGCTGATACGCGACGGGTACAGCCGCCCGATCAAGTGATCGCATTCGTGCTGCACCACCCGCGCATGAAACCCGCTAGCGATGCGCACAATCGGTTCGCCCTTGGGGTCCACGCCTTCATATCGAATGCGCTGATAACGCTGCACCGCGCCCCGCAGGCCCGGCACCGACAGGCAACCTTCGAAGCCTTCTTCCAGCGTCGGTTCCAGCGGTGTGATCAGCGGATTGATCAGAATCGTCTGCGGCACCGCTTCAGCGTCCGGGTAGCGTTCGCTGTGCTCGAAACCGAAGATCACCAGTTGCAGGTCGACACCGATCTGCGGCGCGGCCAGGCCGACACCCCCGACGCTTTCCATGGTCTGGAACATGTCGTCGATCAATTGCCACAGTTCGGGGCTGTCGAACATCTCGGCAGGGACTGGCGGGGCAATGCGCAGCAGGCGCTCGTCGCCCATTTTGAGGATTTCACGGATCATGGTCAGGCTTCGTCAGTGGTCGGTTTGAGCGAGTGATCCCGTCCCAATCCCGATACGTGTTGTTTGGGGTCGTGTTCGCCGAAGTCCTTGTCACCAGGATGCTTGCCTTCGGTCGACATGTGATCGATCACCGCATTCATCTCCGCGCCGAGTAACAGCACCGCGGCGGAAATATAGAAGTACAGCAACAACACGATGATCGCGCCGATACTGCCATACATGGCGTTGTAGTTGGCGAAGGTTTTCACGTAGAACCCGAAGCCCAGCGAAGCGATGATCCACACCACCACCGCCAGCACCGAGCCTGGGGTGATGAAGCGAAACGGCTGCTTCACGTCGGGCATGACGTAGTAGATCAGGGCCACGGCCACCATCAGCAGAATCACAATCACCGGCCAGCGCAAGATCGTCCAGAGCGTGACGATGAACTCCTCCATGCCGACCTGGGACGCGATCCATTCCATCACCTGCGGACCGAGCACCATCAACGCCGCAGCGGCCAGCAACATACCGGCGATGCCCACCGTGTAGAAAACCGACAGCGGGAAGCGCTTCCAGATCGGCCGGCCTTCAACCACGTCATACGCCGCATTCATCGCGCTCATCATCAAGCGCACACCGGCCGACGCGGTCCACAAGGCAATCACGATACCCACCGAAAGCAAGCCGCCCTTGGATTGCTGGAGCTGATCGATCACCGGGTTCACTTGCTCCAGGGCCTGGGGCGGCAACACCAGTTCCGATTGCAGGCGCAGCCAGGAAAAGAAGTCGGGCAGGTGCAGAAAACCGATCAGGGCAATCAGGAACAGGATGAAGGGAAACAGCGAGAACAGCATCTGATAGGCCAGTGCCGAAGCATACGTCGACATCTCATCGGCGATGAATTCGGTGACGGTGCGCAGCATGACCCGATGCAAGGGCAAGCCTTTGAGTTCCGGAAAAATCATAGCGTCTCCTTTCGCCGCAAAAGGTTGAAGTCGGTGGCGACTCAGGGGGCGTTTTCTACATCAAGGTAGCCTGTTTGGCGACCTCGAAACAAATAACCGGTGTCGGTTAACCATAGCCGACATAAAAACGGCCACCCAAGGGATGGCCGCTGTACGACACTGAAACGTGCTACCCGGTCAGGTTCTGTAAAGGTTGACCGACGGTCGTTGCGCAGAGTTTCATTTACTTTTGCAGCGTCATTTGATTGCCCGTGGCAGGTTAGGCTTTATGTTTTCAGCCTTTGCCCCGAGAATGCGCAACGTATTCAGGCCATGGCGCTGAAGATCCAATCCCGTAGGAATGATATGAAACTCGATAAAAAGCAGGCCATTGCCCGCAGAAACCTGGAACTCGGCGGTGCTGTGCTTGGCGTCAACAACTGCCATTTCACCGAATTGAACCGCAACCGCAACATCTGGTGGTTCGATCTGCCGGTTGCGCGCCTGGCCATTGGTCAGTACGAATGGATTCACCTGCTGATGTACACGCCGGACACCGACCAGTTGCTGCACCTGAAAGTGCCGACCGTGTTCCTGCGGGAAAAAATGGAAGGCCTGGTGGTGCGCAACGAGGGCAAGCGCAAAGCAGCCCTGAGCCTGGAGCTGAGCGCCGACAAGGACTCGTTCCTGCAAGACATGCGCCCGGCCGGCACCAATGTGAACTTCGCGCAGTTCCGCCTGTAACAGCGACCCCAGGCTGTACCAAGGACCTCGGTGGCGAGGGAGCTTGCTCCCGCTGGGCTGCGAAGCAGCCCAAAATCAAGCACTGCAATAGATCTGGAGTATCTCCATCGACTAGATGGCGACTGCTTCGCAGTCGAACGGGAGTAAGCTCCCTCGCCACAGAAGCACTCCTCATATCGCTTTAAACAAAAAGCCCCGCATCTGCGGGGCTTTTGTGTTTTACGCGGGGCTTATTTTTTCAAGCCAAGCTTTTTCAGCTCTTCATCGCGCAGTTCACGGCGCAGGATCTTGCCGACGTTGGTGGTCGGCAACGCGTCGCGGAACTCGATCGCTTTCGGCACTTTGTAGCCGGTGACGTTAGCGCGCATGTGCTCCATCACCTGTTCCTTGGTCAGGGTCACGCCCGGCTTGGCAACGATGAAGACCTTGATCGTCTCACCGGATTTTTCATCCGGCACACCGATGGCCGCGCATTGCAGCACGCCAGGCAAGGCAGCCAGCACGTCTTCAAGTTCGTTCGGGTAGACGTTGAAACCGGAGACCAGAATCATGTCTTTCTTGCGGTCGACGATGCGCATGTAGCCGTCCGGCTGGATCAGCGCGATGTCACCGGTCTTCAACCAGCCTTCGCTGTCGAGAATCTCGTCGGTGGCGTCCGGACGCTGCCAGTAGCCCTTCATGACTTGTGGCCCCTTGACGCACAACTCACCGATTTCACCCAGCGGTTGCTCAACGCCAGCGTCGTCGATGACTTTGCACAGTGTCGACGGCACCGGAATCCCGATGGTGCCGATCTGGTTGTTCTGGGCCGGGTTGACGGTGGCCACCGGGCTGGTTTCGGTCATGCCGTAACCTTCGCAGATGGCGCAACCGGTCACGGCTTTCCAGCGCTCGGCAGCCGCCAGTTGCAAGGCCATGCCACCGGACAAGGTGACCTTGAGCCCGGAAAAGTCCAGTTTGCGGAAGGCTTCGTTGTTGCACAGCGCCACGAACAGGGTGTTCAGGCCGACGAAACCGCTGAACTTCCACTTCGACAGTTCCTTGACCATCGCCGGCAGGTCGCGCGGGTTGCTGATCAGGATGTTGTGGTTGCCGATCAGCATCATCGCCATGCAATGAAAGGTGAAGGCATAGATGTGGTACAGCGGCAGCGGTGTGATGAGGATCTCGCAACCTTCGCTGAGGTTGGAACCCATCAGTGCCTTGCACTGAAGCATGTTCGCCACCAGGTTGCGGTGGGTCAGCATCGCGCCCTTGGCCACGCCGGTGGTGCCGCCGGTGTATTGCAACACCGCCACATCGCTGCTGGCCGGGTTCGCTTCGGTCACTGGCTGGCCGTGGCCTTTGCTCAGGACGTCGTTGAACTTGATGGCCTTGGGCAAGTGATACGCCGGGACCATCTTCTTCACGTACTTGATGACGCTGTTGATCAGCAGACGCTTGAGCGGTGGCAGCAGGTCGGCCACTTCGGTGACGATCACATGCTTGACGCTGGTTTTGGGCACGACAGCTTCGGCCAGATGCGCCATGTTGGCCAGGCACACCAGGGCCTTGGCGCCGGAGTCGTTGAACTGGTGTTCCATTTCCCGCGCGGTGTACAGCGGGTTGGTGTTGACCACGATCAGCCCGGCGCGGATCGCGCCAAACACGGCAACCGGGTACTGCAGGACGTTGGGCAGTTGCACGGCGATTCGATCACCGGCCTGCAAATCGGTATGCTGTTGCAGGTAAGCGGCAAAAGCGCCCGACAATTCATACAGCTCACCGTAAGTGAGCGTCTTGCCGAGGTTGCTAAAGGCCGGTTTGTTGGCAAAGCGCTGGCAGGATTGCTTCAACACTGCCTGAATATTCGGATACTCGTCCGGATTGATCTCGGCAGCAATCCCGGCAGGGTACTTATCCTTCCAAAAGTCTTCGATCATGGAAGCCCACTCCTCAGCAACGCGAATTCATCACCGCATTTGATGCGATTATTATTGGTGTGTGTTTTTTATAGGTGAATCTGGCTTTAACTCAGGCCGAGAAGTCACAAAGCGCGCCGAGAGTAGCAGCTTTGCCAAGGGTCGACTAGAGCCAAAGGAAGCCCCTACAGTCATATTCATGACTCAAGACAGTCAAATGGTCAGTTTTAGAGTAAAAATCCTAGAGCTCATTTAAAGTCCCTGAAACCGTTGCTCTAGAGCCATCAGTATCATCGCCAACAGGTTGACGGCATCCCAATGTGGGAGCGCGAAGACGGTGTGCCAGTCATCCTTTATTTGACTGGCACACCGCCTTCGCGAGCAAGCCAGCTCCCACAGGGATTAATGGTCAGGCGATATCACGCAACTCCCGCCGCAGGATTTTGCCCACCGGCGTCATCGGCAAGAAATCACGCAACACAATGTGCTTGGGGACTTTGTAGGCCGTGAAGTTTTCCTTGCAGTACGCCTTCAGCTCTTCAAGGCTGACCCCCGACTCACGCGCGACCACAAACAGCTTCACCGCCTCGCCGGAACGCTCGTCCGGCACGCCGATTACCGCGCAGTTGGCGACTTTCGGGTGGGCCATGACCACGTCCTCGATTTCGTTCGGGTACACGTTGAAACCCGACACGATGATCATGTCTTTCTTGCGGTCGACAATGCGCACAAAACCATCCGGGTCGATCACCGCAATGTCGCCAGTCTTGAACCAGCCCTCGGCGTCCAGCACCTCGGCGGTGGCTTCTGGTTGCTGCCAGTAGCCTTTCATGATCTGCGGGCCCTTGATGCACAACTCGCCCCGCTCGCCCAATGGCTGCTCGACGCCGTTATCGTCGATGACCTTCAAGGTGGTGCCCGGCACTGGCAACCCGACGGTGCTGAGCCGCGATTTGTTGCCATACGGGTTGGTGCACGCCACCGGCGAGGTTTCGGTCAGGCCGTAGCCTTCGGTGATTCGGCAACCGGTCATCTGCTCCCAACGCTCGGCGGTGGCCTTGACCAGCGCGGTGCCGCCGGAATTGGTGAGTTTGAGGCCGGAGAAATCCAGGGTCTTGAAATCCGGGTGGTCCATCAATGCCACAAACAACGTGTTGAGCCCCAGCAACGCCGAGAAGCGCCAGTTCTTCAGCTCCTTGATGAAGCCTTTGATGTCCCGTGGATTGGTGATGAGTACGTTGTGATTGCCAGTGACCATCATGCACATGCAGTTCGCCGTGAAGGCATAGATGTGGTACAGCGGCAGCGGCGCGATCATCACCTCCTGACCTTCCTTGAGCAGCGGCTGGCCGTCGGCACCGTGCTGCCCCAGACACGCCCGGGCCTGTTGCATGTTGGCCACCAGGTTACCGTGGGTCAGCATCGCGCCCTTGGCCAACCCGGTGGTGCCGCCGGTGTATTGCAAAACCGCGACATCGTCGAGGGTGGCGTTCAACGGCTTGATGCCCTGGCCACGGCCCAGGCGCAGCGCGCTTTTGAAGGAAATGGCCTGGGGCAGTTGGTAGGGCCGGGACCATTTTCTTCACTTTGTCGACCACGGTATTGATCAGCCAACCTTTGGCGGCGGGCATCAGATCGCCCATCTTCGCTTCGATCAGGTACTGGATCTGTGTGTCGGGCAGCACTTCCTGAACCTTCTGGCCGAACAGGTTCAGGTAGACCAGCGCCCGTGCACCGGAGTCCTTGAATTGATGGCGCATTTCCCGTGCGGTGTACAACGGGTTGGTGTTGACCACGATCAACCCGGCACGCAAGGCGCCAAACACTGCAATCGGGTAATGCAGAACGTTGGGCATCTGCACGGCGATCCGGTCGCCGGCGACCAGGTCCGTATGGGCTTGCAGGTAACCGGCGAAGGCTGCGCTGTAGCGCTCAAGGTCTGCATAGGTCAGGGTCATGCCCATGTTGGTGAACGCCGGGCGGTCGGCGAATTTCTTGCAGGAACGCTCGAACACCTCGATCACCGATTTGTAGGCCCCCAGGTCGATATCGAGGGGGACGCCGGCCGGGCGTTTGTCATTCCAGAAATCAGGTTGCATTGTTCTTGTCCTCTTTTACCTGAGCGTGTCCGGGCCGCATCTCTGTCATTTCTGAAAGGCGGGGCTCTTCGGACACTAGCAGTTATGGCGAATCAGGCAAATATACGCGTGAGCGTCATTGATCGTATGAATCTTGCTGCCCGGACATGTCCCGATCGGACGGCGAACGGTTGATGAGCTATACAATGCAACGACCCCGCGCAAAGGAATCGCCATGATCCACGACACTTTCTGGCTGACCACGAGTGACCGCAGTCGGCTTTTCGTCAACCAGTGGTTGCCCGAAGTACCGCTCAGGGCGGTGATTCTGCTGTCCCACGGCATGGCCGAGCACAGCGCCCGTTACGCACGCCTGGCCCAGGCGTTGTGTGCCCAGGGGTATGGCGTGTATGCGCCGGACCAGCGCGGCCATGGCAAGACCGCCGAACAGGGCGGCCTGCTTGGGCACTACGCGGACAAGGACGGCTGGCGCAAGGTGGTCGGCGACCTGGCCAGCCTTCAACAGCACATCGGCCAGCAGCATCCCGGCACGCCCGTCGTGCTGCTCGGCCACAGCATGGGCAGTTACATCGCCCAGGCGTACCTGCTGCACCACAGCGCCAGCCTGCACGGGGCGATTCTCAGTGGCTCCAATTGCCAGCCGGCGGCGCTGTACCGCGTGGCGCAGTTGATTGCCCGGTTCGAGCGCCTGCGCCAGGGTGCCACCGGGCGCAGTGCGTTGATCGAGTGGTTGTCGTTCGGCTCATTCAACAAAGCCTTCAAACCCAATCGCACCCCGTTCGACTGGCTCAGCCGCGATCCGGCCGAAGTCGACCTGTACGTGCACGACCCGTTCTGCGGCTTTCGTTGCACCAATCAATTCTGGATCGACATGCTCGGCGGGTTGCAGCAAATCAGCAAAGCGTCCAATCTCGCCCAGATCGATCCGGGCCTGCC
Proteins encoded in this region:
- the gstA gene encoding glutathione transferase GstA, producing the protein MKLYYSPNACSLAPHIVLRELGLPFELVRVDNSNKTTHSGEDFLAINPKGYVAALQLENGEVLTEGPAILQYLADLHPSAGLAPVNGSWKRVRLQEWLNFISSEIHGGLGLLFNGAIPDAVKTLLKEKLFKRFAFLVQTLEQQDYLLGESFSVADAYLFTTLRWTQVFAIDLGQWPALERFQARIDARPTVSAALAAEQAYP
- a CDS encoding GNAT family N-acetyltransferase; translation: MPNTQYTRLAEPQWPLLNKFYRAHQSPMKAVREAQLWVGKRDEIIAGLCLRPMEGGFWLTGLFVDPACRAQGVAANLMAHALQQVEGPVWLFCHPDLRGFYERNGFSTGPLLPYALAERLARYARSKPMIAMAMERRAPALDAI
- the def gene encoding peptide deformylase gives rise to the protein MIREILKMGDERLLRIAPPVPAEMFDSPELWQLIDDMFQTMESVGGVGLAAPQIGVDLQLVIFGFEHSERYPDAEAVPQTILINPLITPLEPTLEEGFEGCLSVPGLRGAVQRYQRIRYEGVDPKGEPIVRIASGFHARVVQHECDHLIGRLYPSRISDFSKFGYIDVMFPDLEPGADD
- a CDS encoding YihY/virulence factor BrkB family protein, coding for MIFPELKGLPLHRVMLRTVTEFIADEMSTYASALAYQMLFSLFPFILFLIALIGFLHLPDFFSWLRLQSELVLPPQALEQVNPVIDQLQQSKGGLLSVGIVIALWTASAGVRLMMSAMNAAYDVVEGRPIWKRFPLSVFYTVGIAGMLLAAAALMVLGPQVMEWIASQVGMEEFIVTLWTILRWPVIVILLMVAVALIYYVMPDVKQPFRFITPGSVLAVVVWIIASLGFGFYVKTFANYNAMYGSIGAIIVLLLYFYISAAVLLLGAEMNAVIDHMSTEGKHPGDKDFGEHDPKQHVSGLGRDHSLKPTTDEA
- the fadD1 gene encoding long-chain-fatty-acid--CoA ligase FadD1, with the translated sequence MIEDFWKDKYPAGIAAEINPDEYPNIQAVLKQSCQRFANKPAFSNLGKTLTYGELYELSGAFAAYLQQHTDLQAGDRIAVQLPNVLQYPVAVFGAIRAGLIVVNTNPLYTAREMEHQFNDSGAKALVCLANMAHLAEAVVPKTSVKHVIVTEVADLLPPLKRLLINSVIKYVKKMVPAYHLPKAIKFNDVLSKGHGQPVTEANPASSDVAVLQYTGGTTGVAKGAMLTHRNLVANMLQCKALMGSNLSEGCEILITPLPLYHIYAFTFHCMAMMLIGNHNILISNPRDLPAMVKELSKWKFSGFVGLNTLFVALCNNEAFRKLDFSGLKVTLSGGMALQLAAAERWKAVTGCAICEGYGMTETSPVATVNPAQNNQIGTIGIPVPSTLCKVIDDAGVEQPLGEIGELCVKGPQVMKGYWQRPDATDEILDSEGWLKTGDIALIQPDGYMRIVDRKKDMILVSGFNVYPNELEDVLAALPGVLQCAAIGVPDEKSGETIKVFIVAKPGVTLTKEQVMEHMRANVTGYKVPKAIEFRDALPTTNVGKILRRELRDEELKKLGLKK
- a CDS encoding alpha/beta hydrolase, producing the protein MIHDTFWLTTSDRSRLFVNQWLPEVPLRAVILLSHGMAEHSARYARLAQALCAQGYGVYAPDQRGHGKTAEQGGLLGHYADKDGWRKVVGDLASLQQHIGQQHPGTPVVLLGHSMGSYIAQAYLLHHSASLHGAILSGSNCQPAALYRVAQLIARFERLRQGATGRSALIEWLSFGSFNKAFKPNRTPFDWLSRDPAEVDLYVHDPFCGFRCTNQFWIDMLGGLQQISKASNLAQIDPGLPLLVMGGECDPVSNGTRLKDLADALRKAGSQCLQLNIYPQARHEVFNETNRDEVTADVLGWIAQALEHRRPPKTE